CGTTTCATAATAATTATCATCCTCTTTATATAGGGTAAACAACTTAATATGGTGCCGTCCTTTACCAAGATATAATGGAATCTGTTCCTCGAAATAGCCGTCATAAAGGGGCAATACCACCAATTCACTTTCCTCTCCTTTGTACATTTCAACAACCAGTTCCTCACCAGGAGAAGGGTTTCCTACCCGACCTTTCAATGCAAATGTGCCATCATCTGAAGTGATCATACCTTTTTCTGGTGTCGTAATTGTTAATCCGTTTACAAAGGCCAGTTCGTGATACAGGATATCGCGCCCAATTTCCTGATCTTTATTTTTTACAGTAAACTTAGCGCCATCATAATACTGATCTGCTTCTTCTTTTTTTGAGCTTGGAATCAGAATCGAAACTTGATAATCTCCAGCACCGTGATGCATATTAACTTGAGTGGAAAACTTCCCATCTTCAATGGGGATGTAATAATGAAAGTTCTCATCGTCAAGGTCATCTATGATTGCTTTTGGTATTACTTTAACCCAAATATACACAGGCGAATCAGTTTTTGGCACATCTCTCAATTCACCAGAAAGCGTAAAGCCTGTGTTGACCTCCATTGGGTCTTGTAATGGGGAATCAAGCTTTAATCCGGCACGTTCTGCATAAGAGGTCAGTTTAACAGGAGTTACTTCAGACGAGACTTTTTGATTGGACGCGGTTTTCTCCTCAGTGTTCTCAGGAGCGGTGTGTTCTTTTGATAAAGGCTCGTTATCATGACCCAAACAACCTGTAAGCATCAAACTCAAGATAAAGATGACTCCAGAACGCCTCATTCAAAATACCCCCTGTGCCCAAACGAATTTCAAGAAAATAGTATAAATATTTTACCACATATTCAATTTCTAACCAACAACCCCACCCTCCAAAAGAGGACGACTCTAGACAACACTCCCCAACTCCTAAGTTTAAGTAAACTGCGAACTAACTAGACAGATCTAATGAATGCCACTGGCAACCGCTCGGGGAAAACACTCCGCGTCCAGTGGGCGCTGATGAGCCTCCTCGCGCTGCGCGCTGTGGGGTCTCATCTAGGCTTTTGCTCCCACGGGAGTCTCCGTGTTTTCCCCGAGCTAGATATGAGAGGTTATTCTCTAACTCTTATGTGAGTAAAACCGTCCATGCCACTTAATAACATAGAGTGATTGGAGCGGAGGGAAGTCGACTCCTGCGGGAACAGCACGAGTCTGAAGACCCCACAGCGAGTACATTAAGGAGGGTCGACTAAGACCGCCCTTTGCGGGCAACGTCGACATACCCCTTGCCGGGGCAAAGAGGCTGAGGCCGTGCCAGTGGCTAGAAGACACTGTGAAAGTGGGTTTCTTGAACAGATGTCGCACTTGAGCTGTGATAAAGTTAAAGCGACTTCCTGCATCGGAAATCACGACGCTCTCATTGTAGTGGTTAGTTTCCAGAAGCAGTCATTCAAGTTTTCATTAGTTCGCAGGTTGTGTCTACTGTACTTTAGGGGAAGGGGGGTTAGGGACGTAAAAAAGAAGCGTTTGGGATACGCTTCTTGTTGGTTAGGGGTTTTCTATAAATATTGTTAATACTTTTGCTCCGATGTTATCCACTGGGACAAATAAATGAGGTTTACTGCCTTTAAAATAGGCTGTATCTCCTTGGCTCATTTCATATGTATCGTCGTCATAAAATAATTCGATCGTCCCCTGCAAAATATAAATAAACTCATCTTCGGTATGTGTGTAAGGATCATGGCGCACGTTCTGGTCTTTCGGTGTAACATGTACAATCGTTGGTTCTACAGAAGAAAAACGTGATTTAGCCAACAATTCATAGGAGTAACCCATATGCTCATCACCGATTACATGCTGTCGTTTGGATTGTTCCAATAAAACAAGATCTGTTTCAGGCTGATCATCAAGTACCCAGGATAAGGGGATTTCCAGTGCCTCAGAAATCTTGGATAAAGTAGCGACAGCTGAGGCTGTTTGTCCATTCTCTATTTTCGATAATAAGCTTTTGGAAATGCCGCATTGGTCGGCGATTTGCTGCTGTGTTTGTTTACTGCGTTGTCGTGCTTGTTTTATTTTTGTTCCGATGTGTTGTAGATTGATGGTGATTCCCCCTTCCCAACCCTTTATCTCGAATAGAATTATAATCTATATCATAGAGGAGTGAGCAACATGCGTCAATTTAAACTACAAGCCAGCCTATTGAGTACGGTCATTCCGTCACATCAACAGACTGGCTCATATTCTCCAGGCTCGCTGGTATAGCCGGCCCCAGCAAATCAGCTGTCTCTCTTACCCGCATCTATCATCCCCTGTTACTCCTGAGCGAGGGCAGAAGCGAGCGATTTACTGGGTAATGTCTTTCCCAATTTATTCTGCATCATAAGCGCTGCTTCCTGCATGCTTCGTTCATCTATACCCGTTTTAATACCCATCCCGTGTAAAAGATACAAAACATCATTCGTTGCTACATTTCCAGCAGCTCCGGGAGCAAATGGACATCCGCCCAGACCACCAACTGAGCTGTCAAAACGTGTAATACCATATCTTAATGATGCCATGATATTCGCTATTGCCATCCCACGTGTATCATGAAAATGCATAATAATTCTGTCCTTCGAATACCGCTGCATGACAGTGTCCAATAGGGTTTCGACCTCTGATGGCACAGCGGTTCCGATCGTGTCCCCAAGAGATAAATCATCTACACCTGCTTCGAGCAGCTCGTCACAGACTCTTATGACTGCATCAGGTTTAATTTTTCCTTCATATGGACAATCAAAGACAGTAGAGACATAGCCAGTAACGTGCTTCCCGGCTGACTTAGCTTCCTTGATCACCTCACCCAGAACAGGAAAAGTTTGGCTAATGGTTTTATTAATATTTTTTTTGTTATGAGTTTCACTGGCAGACATAAAAACAGATGCCCCATCAATTCCTGTTTCAAGTGCCAATTCAAGACCTTTCATATTTGGAACAAGCGCTGAGTATCTCACACCTTCCCGCCGTTTAATTTGACGCCCTACATCATGCGCATCTGATAATTGCGGCACCCATTTTGGATGAACAAAAGATGAGTATTCTATTTCTTTAACGCCGGAGTCAGATAGCATATCAATCCATGCCACTTTATCTGCCGTGGACACCTGCTTTTTTTCATTTTGCAGGCCATCTCTTGGTCCGACTTCCTTTACTTGAACAAATTCAGGCAAACGTCCCACAAAACCCCTCCTCACTTTTTTGAATTCGCTTACAAAATAGCTGCTCCCACCCCTAAGCTTTGCTAAAAAAGATATATTGCTACTTGTATTTATATTCATCACTGTTTACTTTTATTCAACCTTGTTGAATTCACTATAGCTGAACACAAACCCATTTGTCAAATCAGACATTTCCGTTTATTTATATGAACAAAATAATCGGATGTCTACTCACCCGATTTTTTGCTTCACATATCAATTAACATCTTTTTCTGTCGGAATACCATTTTCCAACTTACGATTGTAGCAATTAGTAAAATGGCTATATAAATATACACACCATAATCAATTTTCGATGACAGCCAGTGGAAAACGAAAAATATCCCCGTAAAAAACATCATCAAAAAGAACTTCATAGTGCTCCCGGCCTGTTGTGCTGTTTCAAATGGCCTTGAAAATGGAAAAACATCATTATTCGTCAGCTTATAAGAAATCAGCGTCTGCAAGATAATAGCGATAGCAACGGCGATTAAGTCTGGTATGATCCGACCGGAGAAAATCCATACAAAAGCAATTGCAACTACGAAATAAACTGGAAAATATAATAAAATAAGAAACGCCTTTAGAGTCGCACTGTAGAACATTGATTTATTTTTAATTGGACTTGCGAAAAATATCCAACTTCCTTTATATCTGCTGGAGTGTCTTAGCATGTATACAACCGGCCCAATGACAATCGCAGTAAAATAAATATTAAAATGCATGTTACTCTCTCGAAGCGCATCAAAAGACTCCATACTTACAAAATTCATCAGAAAAATGAATGGAAAGACGAGCGCCATGCCAAGTGATGGGTATACCCGCAATTTGAAATCACGTTCCCGCTTAATCATTGAGGCTGAAAAACGGAAAAACGACTGCTCTTCCCTTGAGCGACAAAGCATCCGTGCCCATAAATCTGATAAATTCCAGCGTGATCCTTTGCTGGTGGAGGAACTTGACATCAGTTTTTGCAAATTCCTTTCAAACGAAGGTACAAGACGGTAATATAACAT
This sequence is a window from Lentibacillus sp. JNUCC-1. Protein-coding genes within it:
- a CDS encoding hydroxymethylglutaryl-CoA lyase, with the translated sequence MGRLPEFVQVKEVGPRDGLQNEKKQVSTADKVAWIDMLSDSGVKEIEYSSFVHPKWVPQLSDAHDVGRQIKRREGVRYSALVPNMKGLELALETGIDGASVFMSASETHNKKNINKTISQTFPVLGEVIKEAKSAGKHVTGYVSTVFDCPYEGKIKPDAVIRVCDELLEAGVDDLSLGDTIGTAVPSEVETLLDTVMQRYSKDRIIMHFHDTRGMAIANIMASLRYGITRFDSSVGGLGGCPFAPGAAGNVATNDVLYLLHGMGIKTGIDERSMQEAALMMQNKLGKTLPSKSLASALAQE
- a CDS encoding cupin domain-containing protein is translated as MEQSKRQHVIGDEHMGYSYELLAKSRFSSVEPTIVHVTPKDQNVRHDPYTHTEDEFIYILQGTIELFYDDDTYEMSQGDTAYFKGSKPHLFVPVDNIGAKVLTIFIENP